From Microcoleus sp. FACHB-672, one genomic window encodes:
- a CDS encoding secondary thiamine-phosphate synthase enzyme YjbQ produces MTHYQQLLKIQTAGKSLCKITSKVQAVVAESSVKIGLCTVFLRHTSASLVIQENADPDVLRDLENFLATLVPEDSRRYYHNDEGPDDMPAHIRTALTQTSEQIPISQGKLMLGTWQGIYIWEHRQRSHVREVVVHIAGE; encoded by the coding sequence ATGACCCACTATCAACAACTCCTAAAAATTCAAACAGCCGGCAAATCCCTTTGTAAAATCACAAGCAAAGTGCAAGCCGTGGTTGCCGAATCAAGTGTTAAAATTGGACTTTGCACAGTGTTTCTCCGCCACACATCAGCTAGCCTGGTAATCCAAGAAAATGCTGATCCCGATGTGCTCCGGGATCTGGAAAACTTCTTAGCAACATTGGTGCCAGAAGACAGCCGGCGGTATTATCATAATGATGAAGGGCCAGATGATATGCCGGCTCATATCCGCACGGCGCTGACGCAAACATCAGAACAGATTCCGATTTCTCAAGGTAAACTGATGTTAGGAACTTGGCAGGGAATTTACATTTGGGAACATCGGCAGCGCAGTCACGTTCGAGAAGTTGTCGTTCATATTGCCGGTGAGTGA
- a CDS encoding PAS domain S-box protein — MLVNITEINGVSSYKWAEIDQFFNFSLDLLCVAGPDGYFKHLNPTWERTLGFTQQELLATPFIELIHPEDQQATLAEAQKLRAGLNTIIFENRYLCKDGSYKWLKWTDAQHTADGLVYAVAHDITERKQMQKALQESEQRHQSLAEIAPVGIFHTDAQGECLYVNERWCAITGLMVQEAKGAGWIKAIHPDDQARVFAEWYHCAKENLPFKSEYRFQHPAGTTTWVLGEAVAQKSHTGECVGYIGAISDISEHKRTEQALQESEARLQAIIDNSPTVIFVKDTQGRYILVNQQYENLFHIHREQIKGKTDFDLFPREMAEAFCANDQTVIEAETPLQWEEIVPQDDGLHTYISSKFPIYDAAGVPYATCGIATDITERKRTEQEQLRLANHIQLLLDSTGEGIYGIDLQGCCTFMNKTAAQMLGYQPAELIGKNMHELIHHSRSDGSSYPSCECPILSTFHKGISSRTDNEVFWRQNGTAFAVEYSSYPIIEGEDIKGAVITFVDITERKQAEEALRIETAHTLSLQERLQYLLNAGPAVIYSCKADGEFGVTFISENVRAQMGYEAREFLEDSNFWSRHIHPEDAADVLAKISQLFERGEDSFEYRFLHKDGTYRWTQDCIKLVRDQAGNVLEFIGSWQDISERKQTEIALQKSIKQLAQFKWGLDQSAIVAIADCQGGITYVNNKFCEVSKYSRQELLGENHRLINSGYHPVAFFKQLWSTISAGQVWQGEIKNRAKDGSCYWVDTTIVPILNSAGKLEQYVSIRYDISERKRVEEALKQANETLESRVEERTAELRNAIQRLEDEMAERQQAELSLKQATEELEKSYSLLRGVIEGTPDPIFVKDIHGRYVLVNSATARAMGTTCEEIIGKDDNEFVPPELLPQIKETDNRILRTGVSETLEEIVQAPDRKRTYLSTKSVYRDKEGNVMGLMGIARDITDRQNTAAALRESESRLNSILNSMKDLVWSVSATTFDLLFMNPAVEKLYRRPRAEFFENRNLWLEVIHPEDRDRALENNQKVMQEGSHEIEYRIIRADGQVRWVHSRAWMIYDESGAPLRMDGLNSDITERKQAEKTQARLTAILEATPDFVGSSDDQGNVLYVNGAGRKMLGISEDEDISSLQIMEFCGKSAAEIMMAEGVPAAIKDGVWSGETALQYRNSTEIPVSQAIMAHKGENGVLEFISTIARDITPAKQAEEAIRQSEARLAEAQKVAHVGSWEFDLATGEITWSEELFRVWGMEPSQPVPTYEELLQKIHPDDREIFASAVGQAITEGVPYEFDHRFFRLDGSIAYMFTKGQPVRNSEGQVVKLLGAGLDISARKHTEEALRQSEELYRALARNFPNGSVALFDSDLRYVLADGSELAAIGLSKELMEGKTLWEVFPPETCEVVEPMYRAALAGNKMVSEMPYGDRVYLTQILPVTNQQGEIFAGMTLVQNITERKLAEEALQQREVQLRQIVENMPVMMNAFDAQGSITVWNRECERVTGYSEQEIVGNPNVLELIYPDPTYRASILTLWGELGNNYRNWECEITAKDGSVKTIAWSNISDEFPIPGWGTWGIGVDVTDRKRAQEALAEKARLAAFRAEVDTALTQSEGLPVLLQRSTEAVVQHLDAAFARIWTLNNEEKVLELQASAGMYTHLDGSHSRVPVGQFKIGLIAQECKPHLTNSVQDDPRVADKDWAKREGLIAFAGYPLIIDGQLLGVLAMFSRKPLTDSTLKALEFAADEIALGVKRKQAEEALRHSEARFRQLAGREALLNRLSSDIRNSLDVNTILGTAVGEIHNLLQIDRCIFTWYQPSADQPAWEVVKEAKNPAVPSFLGRHPASANSITQKFIRLEMLRAEDLAAATDPQERELYTTGGYTAILTLPVQTPSGEIGVLSCGHHSGSRLWTDAEVELLQAVMDQLAIALSQAELYTQAQDSAKIAQEKAQQLEQTLHELKRTQAQLIQTEKMSSLGQMVAGVAHEINNPVNFIHGNLSHLNEYTADLINLINLYGECYPQPKPEVQDLLAELDMEFMSEDLPKVLSSMKMGTERIRNIVLSLRNFSRLDEAEMKEVNIHEGLDNTLLILQSRLKAKSDQPEIQIIKEYGELPLVDCFAGQLNQVFMNLLANAIDALETMPWPRTITIRTGVVPSPFGLGNHAVICIADNGTGMSEDVRRRLFDPFFTTKPVGKGTGLGLSISYQIVVEKHGGTLTCSSQPGKGTEFSIEIPIHQLP; from the coding sequence ATGCTCGTGAATATTACCGAAATAAATGGCGTTAGTAGCTACAAATGGGCAGAAATAGACCAGTTTTTCAATTTTTCCCTGGATTTGCTCTGTGTTGCCGGCCCAGACGGCTATTTTAAACACTTGAATCCCACATGGGAAAGAACCCTTGGCTTCACGCAGCAAGAACTTTTGGCCACACCATTTATCGAGTTGATTCACCCGGAAGATCAGCAAGCAACCCTTGCGGAAGCGCAAAAACTCAGAGCCGGTCTCAACACGATCATCTTTGAAAACCGCTACCTATGCAAAGATGGCTCTTACAAGTGGCTGAAATGGACAGATGCTCAGCACACAGCAGACGGCTTGGTTTATGCCGTTGCCCATGACATCACCGAGCGCAAGCAGATGCAGAAGGCACTGCAAGAGAGCGAACAGCGCCATCAAAGCCTAGCAGAAATTGCGCCGGTGGGGATATTTCACACCGATGCTCAGGGAGAGTGTTTGTATGTTAACGAGCGATGGTGCGCGATCACCGGCTTGATGGTTCAAGAAGCAAAAGGAGCCGGTTGGATAAAAGCCATCCATCCTGACGATCAAGCTCGCGTCTTTGCAGAATGGTATCACTGTGCAAAGGAGAACTTGCCCTTTAAATCAGAGTATCGTTTCCAACATCCCGCCGGCACCACAACCTGGGTACTTGGTGAAGCGGTCGCTCAGAAAAGCCATACAGGAGAATGTGTTGGTTATATTGGGGCGATCTCCGATATCAGCGAACACAAGCGAACTGAACAAGCGCTGCAAGAAAGTGAAGCACGGCTGCAAGCAATTATTGATAATTCACCGACTGTCATCTTCGTCAAAGACACTCAGGGCCGGTATATTCTAGTTAACCAACAGTACGAAAACCTCTTTCATATTCATCGAGAACAAATCAAAGGAAAGACAGACTTCGATCTTTTTCCACGAGAAATGGCTGAAGCATTTTGTGCGAACGATCAAACAGTGATCGAAGCGGAAACACCTTTACAGTGGGAAGAAATTGTCCCTCAAGACGACGGTTTACACACCTACATCTCCAGCAAATTTCCGATTTACGACGCTGCCGGTGTCCCGTATGCAACCTGCGGCATTGCCACTGACATCACCGAACGCAAGCGAACTGAACAAGAACAGTTGCGGCTCGCCAATCATATCCAATTATTACTAGATTCAACCGGCGAAGGAATCTACGGAATCGATTTACAAGGGTGCTGCACCTTCATGAACAAAACAGCCGCTCAAATGCTGGGATATCAGCCTGCTGAATTAATCGGCAAGAATATGCACGAGTTAATTCATCACAGTCGCAGTGATGGCTCGTCTTATCCTAGTTGTGAGTGTCCCATCTTGTCTACCTTTCATAAAGGAATTAGTTCTCGGACAGACAACGAGGTTTTTTGGCGGCAGAATGGAACAGCTTTTGCTGTGGAATATTCTTCTTATCCAATTATTGAAGGAGAAGATATTAAAGGGGCTGTTATCACCTTTGTTGATATTACCGAACGCAAGCAGGCAGAGGAAGCACTGCGGATAGAGACAGCTCACACCCTCTCTTTACAAGAACGGTTGCAATATTTGCTCAATGCCGGCCCAGCCGTGATTTATAGTTGCAAGGCTGATGGCGAGTTTGGCGTAACCTTCATCAGCGAAAATGTTAGAGCGCAGATGGGCTATGAAGCGAGAGAATTTCTAGAAGATTCAAACTTTTGGTCACGTCACATTCACCCCGAAGATGCTGCCGATGTCTTAGCCAAAATTTCCCAGCTATTTGAGCGAGGGGAGGACTCCTTTGAATACCGTTTTCTCCACAAAGATGGCACCTACCGATGGACGCAAGATTGCATCAAGTTGGTTCGAGATCAAGCGGGAAATGTCTTAGAATTCATCGGTAGCTGGCAAGACATTAGCGAGCGTAAGCAGACAGAAATAGCACTACAGAAATCGATTAAACAATTAGCACAGTTCAAATGGGGCTTAGATCAGTCTGCCATTGTCGCCATTGCCGACTGCCAGGGAGGGATTACTTATGTCAACAACAAATTCTGTGAAGTTTCTAAATATTCTCGCCAGGAACTATTAGGAGAAAACCACCGTCTCATCAACTCCGGTTATCACCCTGTGGCATTTTTTAAGCAACTGTGGTCAACTATTTCCGCCGGCCAAGTGTGGCAAGGCGAAATTAAAAATCGCGCCAAAGATGGTTCATGCTATTGGGTAGATACCACAATTGTGCCAATTTTAAATAGTGCCGGCAAACTCGAGCAATATGTATCTATCCGATATGACATTAGCGAGCGCAAGCGGGTGGAAGAAGCCCTTAAACAAGCCAATGAAACTCTAGAAAGCCGAGTTGAAGAACGTACCGCTGAATTAAGGAATGCCATCCAACGACTGGAAGACGAAATGGCCGAGCGCCAGCAGGCAGAGTTATCGCTCAAACAAGCGACAGAAGAACTCGAAAAAAGCTATAGCCTCTTGCGAGGTGTGATTGAAGGAACCCCCGATCCCATTTTTGTTAAGGATATTCACGGTCGCTATGTGTTGGTTAACTCCGCGACTGCCCGCGCAATGGGAACAACCTGCGAGGAAATAATTGGCAAAGATGACAACGAGTTTGTTCCGCCTGAACTACTACCTCAAATTAAGGAAACTGACAACAGAATCCTGAGAACGGGCGTTTCTGAGACCTTAGAAGAAATTGTCCAAGCGCCAGACAGGAAGCGGACGTATTTATCTACAAAAAGCGTCTACCGTGACAAAGAAGGAAATGTCATGGGTCTGATGGGAATTGCACGGGACATCACTGATCGCCAGAACACAGCAGCAGCTTTGCGCGAAAGCGAGTCACGACTCAACAGCATTCTCAATTCCATGAAAGATTTGGTGTGGTCGGTTTCAGCTACCACCTTTGATTTGCTTTTCATGAATCCAGCGGTCGAGAAACTTTACCGACGCCCCCGCGCTGAGTTTTTTGAGAACAGGAACCTCTGGCTTGAGGTGATTCATCCAGAAGACCGCGATCGCGCCCTTGAAAACAATCAGAAGGTGATGCAAGAGGGCAGCCATGAAATAGAGTACCGGATTATCCGAGCAGATGGCCAAGTGCGCTGGGTTCACAGCCGAGCGTGGATGATTTATGACGAAAGCGGTGCTCCCCTCCGCATGGATGGTTTGAATTCGGATATCACCGAACGCAAACAAGCCGAGAAAACTCAGGCAAGATTAACAGCAATCTTAGAAGCAACGCCAGACTTTGTCGGCAGCTCTGATGACCAAGGCAACGTACTCTACGTCAATGGTGCCGGTCGGAAAATGCTAGGCATTAGTGAAGATGAAGACATCTCAAGCCTGCAAATTATGGAGTTCTGCGGCAAGAGTGCGGCTGAAATTATGATGGCTGAAGGAGTGCCGGCAGCCATCAAGGACGGGGTGTGGAGCGGCGAAACGGCTTTGCAGTACCGCAACAGCACAGAGATTCCTGTCTCCCAAGCAATCATGGCGCACAAGGGGGAAAACGGAGTGCTAGAGTTTATCTCCACCATCGCCCGCGACATCACTCCCGCCAAGCAAGCAGAGGAAGCTATCCGCCAAAGCGAAGCCAGACTTGCCGAAGCTCAAAAAGTCGCCCATGTCGGCAGTTGGGAATTCGATCTAGCAACTGGAGAAATTACTTGGTCGGAGGAACTGTTCCGTGTTTGGGGAATGGAACCGAGCCAACCTGTACCAACTTATGAAGAGTTGTTGCAAAAAATTCATCCCGATGACCGAGAAATTTTTGCATCAGCAGTTGGGCAGGCAATTACAGAAGGCGTGCCTTATGAATTTGACCACCGATTCTTTCGGCTTGACGGTTCGATCGCATATATGTTCACTAAAGGGCAGCCGGTTCGGAACTCAGAGGGTCAGGTCGTTAAATTATTGGGCGCGGGGCTAGATATCAGTGCTCGCAAGCACACAGAGGAAGCGCTACGCCAAAGCGAAGAACTGTACCGCGCCCTTGCCCGGAATTTTCCCAACGGTTCGGTGGCTTTATTTGACTCAGACTTGCGCTATGTGCTGGCGGACGGAAGCGAATTAGCAGCAATTGGACTTTCTAAGGAATTAATGGAAGGGAAAACGCTTTGGGAGGTTTTTCCACCGGAAACTTGCGAAGTTGTTGAGCCAATGTATCGAGCTGCCCTCGCCGGCAACAAGATGGTTTCGGAAATGCCTTATGGCGATAGAGTCTATCTAACGCAAATTTTGCCAGTTACCAACCAGCAGGGAGAAATCTTCGCCGGCATGACTTTAGTGCAAAACATCACGGAGCGCAAACTGGCAGAGGAAGCGTTGCAACAGCGCGAAGTACAACTGCGCCAGATCGTTGAGAATATGCCGGTGATGATGAATGCCTTTGATGCACAAGGGAGCATCACTGTCTGGAACCGCGAGTGCGAAAGGGTTACCGGCTACAGTGAACAGGAGATTGTTGGCAATCCTAACGTTTTGGAGTTGATATATCCAGATCCCACCTATCGTGCCTCAATACTGACCCTATGGGGTGAACTTGGCAATAACTACCGCAACTGGGAATGCGAAATCACGGCTAAAGATGGAAGTGTCAAAACCATCGCCTGGTCGAATATATCTGATGAATTCCCGATTCCCGGTTGGGGTACCTGGGGCATTGGTGTGGACGTTACTGATCGCAAGCGAGCACAAGAAGCTTTAGCCGAGAAAGCCCGCTTAGCAGCATTTCGTGCGGAGGTAGACACGGCTCTCACCCAGAGCGAGGGCTTGCCGGTGTTGCTGCAACGCTCTACTGAGGCTGTCGTTCAACATCTTGATGCTGCCTTCGCTCGCATTTGGACGCTCAACAACGAGGAGAAGGTACTAGAGTTGCAAGCGAGTGCAGGAATGTACACTCACCTTGATGGCTCTCACAGCCGCGTGCCGGTTGGTCAATTCAAAATCGGTCTGATTGCCCAAGAGTGCAAGCCTCACCTAACCAACTCTGTTCAGGACGATCCGCGTGTCGCTGATAAAGATTGGGCAAAAAGAGAGGGCTTGATCGCCTTCGCCGGCTATCCCTTGATCATCGACGGCCAACTGTTAGGAGTTCTGGCCATGTTTTCCCGGAAACCGCTCACTGATTCTACGCTCAAGGCGCTGGAATTTGCAGCAGACGAAATTGCATTAGGCGTTAAGCGCAAGCAAGCAGAGGAGGCGCTGCGGCACTCGGAAGCCCGATTTAGGCAACTCGCGGGGCGAGAGGCACTGCTCAACCGTTTGTCGAGCGATATCCGGAACTCCCTTGATGTCAACACCATATTAGGAACGGCTGTGGGTGAGATCCACAATTTGTTGCAGATTGACCGATGCATCTTTACTTGGTATCAACCCTCAGCAGATCAACCCGCCTGGGAAGTGGTGAAAGAAGCGAAGAACCCTGCTGTGCCTAGCTTCCTGGGCCGGCATCCAGCTTCAGCAAATTCTATCACTCAAAAATTCATTCGCTTGGAAATGCTGCGTGCTGAGGATCTTGCGGCGGCGACTGATCCACAGGAACGGGAACTGTATACGACTGGCGGCTACACCGCGATACTGACGCTGCCGGTTCAGACGCCTTCTGGTGAGATTGGGGTTCTCAGTTGCGGCCATCATAGCGGTTCTCGGCTTTGGACTGACGCTGAAGTGGAACTGTTGCAAGCGGTGATGGATCAACTGGCGATCGCCCTTAGCCAAGCGGAACTTTACACACAAGCCCAAGATTCTGCCAAAATCGCTCAAGAAAAAGCCCAACAACTAGAGCAAACTCTGCATGAGTTAAAACGTACTCAAGCCCAGCTAATTCAAACTGAAAAGATGTCTTCTCTTGGTCAGATGGTTGCCGGTGTTGCTCACGAAATTAACAATCCGGTTAACTTTATTCACGGCAATCTTTCTCACCTCAATGAGTACACGGCTGATTTAATCAATTTAATCAACCTTTATGGGGAATGCTACCCCCAGCCCAAACCTGAAGTGCAAGATTTACTGGCTGAACTTGACATGGAATTTATGAGTGAGGATTTGCCGAAGGTTTTATCCTCTATGAAAATGGGAACTGAACGTATTCGCAATATTGTGCTATCCCTGCGGAATTTCTCTCGGCTTGATGAAGCGGAGATGAAAGAAGTCAATATTCATGAAGGTTTGGATAATACGCTGCTGATTTTGCAAAGTCGGCTGAAAGCGAAATCTGACCAACCTGAGATTCAAATTATTAAAGAATATGGAGAGTTGCCTTTAGTTGATTGTTTTGCCGGCCAACTGAATCAGGTGTTTATGAATCTGCTGGCGAATGCCATTGATGCTTTAGAAACGATGCCCTGGCCTCGCACGATTACGATTCGTACTGGTGTGGTTCCGTCTCCTTTTGGACTAGGAAACCATGCTGTGATTTGCATTGCTGACAATGGTACTGGCATGAGTGAGGACGTCAGGCGACGGTTATTTGATCCGTTTTTCACGACAAAGCCGGTGGGTAAAGGCACGGGGTTGGGATTATCTATCAGTTATCAAATTGTGGTGGAAAAACATGGTGGTACTTTAACTTGCAGTTCACAGCCCGGTAAAGGGACTGAGTTTTCTATTGAGATTCCGATTCATCAACTCCCGTGA